In Solea senegalensis isolate Sse05_10M linkage group LG6, IFAPA_SoseM_1, whole genome shotgun sequence, one genomic interval encodes:
- the LOC122771112 gene encoding synaptogyrin-1-like isoform X2, with product MEGMQAYGAGKAGGAFDPVTFFQQPQTILRIVSWLFSIVIFGCIANEGYINRPSGKEEFCIFNSNQNACNYGVFMGSMAFLCCMAFLALDVYFPQISSVKDRKRAVLADIGVSAFWAFMWFVGFCFLANQWQVTNHEENPLREGGDAARAAITFSFFSIFTWAALALFSMEKFKNVSFEEEYIKLFPPQPHQPFV from the exons aTGGAGGGGATGCAGGCATACGGGGCCGGGAAAGCCGGTGGAGCCTTCGACCCCGTCACCTTCTTCCAGCAGCCTCAGACCATTCTCCGCATAGTGTCTTGG CTCTTCTCCATCGTGATCTTCGGCTGCATCGCCAACGAGGGCTACATCAACCGGCCCAGTGGAAAGGAGGAGTTCTGCATCTTCAACAGCAACCAGAACGCCTGCAACTACGGCGTCTTCATGGGCTCCATGGCCTTCCTCTGCTGCATGGCCTTCCTGGCTCTGGACGTCTACTTCCCCCAGATCAGCAGCGTCAAAGACCGCAAGAGGGCTGTGCTCGCTGACATCGGGGTGTCGG CCTTCTGGGCGTTCATGTGGTTTGTGGGATTCTGCTTCCTGGCCAACCAGTGGCAGGTGACCAATCATGAGGAGAACCcactgagggagggaggcgaCGCTGCCCGGGCGGCCAtcaccttctccttcttctccatctTCACCTGG GCCGCCCTGGCTCTCTTCTCTATGGAGAAGTTTAAGAATGTGTCATTTGAAGAGGAATACATCAAGCTGTTTCCCCCACAGCCTCATCAACCTTTTGTCTGA
- the LOC122771112 gene encoding synaptogyrin-1-like isoform X1 yields MEGMQAYGAGKAGGAFDPVTFFQQPQTILRIVSWLFSIVIFGCIANEGYINRPSGKEEFCIFNSNQNACNYGVFMGSMAFLCCMAFLALDVYFPQISSVKDRKRAVLADIGVSAFWAFMWFVGFCFLANQWQVTNHEENPLREGGDAARAAITFSFFSIFTWAGQSFLAFQRYKLGADSALFSQEYMDPSQDAAGAPYTSFGGDDLESPGGGGGGGQANSDGAFDGTGGYQRQDY; encoded by the exons aTGGAGGGGATGCAGGCATACGGGGCCGGGAAAGCCGGTGGAGCCTTCGACCCCGTCACCTTCTTCCAGCAGCCTCAGACCATTCTCCGCATAGTGTCTTGG CTCTTCTCCATCGTGATCTTCGGCTGCATCGCCAACGAGGGCTACATCAACCGGCCCAGTGGAAAGGAGGAGTTCTGCATCTTCAACAGCAACCAGAACGCCTGCAACTACGGCGTCTTCATGGGCTCCATGGCCTTCCTCTGCTGCATGGCCTTCCTGGCTCTGGACGTCTACTTCCCCCAGATCAGCAGCGTCAAAGACCGCAAGAGGGCTGTGCTCGCTGACATCGGGGTGTCGG CCTTCTGGGCGTTCATGTGGTTTGTGGGATTCTGCTTCCTGGCCAACCAGTGGCAGGTGACCAATCATGAGGAGAACCcactgagggagggaggcgaCGCTGCCCGGGCGGCCAtcaccttctccttcttctccatctTCACCTGG GCGGGCCAGTCCTTCCTGGCCTTCCAGAGGTACAAGCTGGGGGCCGACTCGGCCCTTTTCTCCCAAGAATACATGGACCCCAGCCAGGATGCAGCTGGAGCTCCCTACACCTCCTTTGGTGGGGATGACCTGGAAAgcccaggaggaggaggaggaggaggccaggCCAACAGCGACGGTGCCTTCGACGGCACTGGCGGCTACCAGCGCCAGGACTACTGA